ATTCAGGAAGCATACTCCCCCTTCAGCTCTGGCCTGGGTCCACTTGAGGCCTGATAGGCCAAGAGGCCTGGACACTGCAGATGCTACCTCAGAGTGTGCCATGAATGAAGATGTGTCCCCTCCCACCCTGCGGCTGAAACaaacatttttctaaatttttattttatagcaaTTGTCATAGTTAGAGAAGTaaataacacatttaaaaacCTCCTCAGGGCCAAAGGAAGCCAGAGTATTTACAAATACATGGGGTAGGAGAGGCAAGACAGGGGTGTGAGGCTCTACAGCTTGAGAACAACCCAGGCTCTGCCCCAGACTTGGACACTGAGGCCAGCCACCAAGACTGTCCTGTGGGCTCAGGAAAAGTCACACAGCCAGCCATAGGGCTCTCTACTCACAGAACCTGGTGGGAGACCTCTGGTTAACCTGAGGCCTCACTTCCCATCCAGGGAGCTCCCCTATACCCCAAAAGCCAGCTCAAAGGGGCCCCTGGGAAGCACCAAAGGACAGGGGGCAGTGTGAGGGACATCCAGGCTGGGACAGGTGTAAATAGATGATTTGGCCTGCCCTGGGGTGAAACAGagatgcacacatatgtgtgcgtaCGTGAACAAACTGTACTTCACAGAAAAATTGCAAAGGGGAGGTTCCTCTGTGGTTTATCTTCTAAGCCTCCATGTCTATTGTGTTACTAattttttgctattattatttgtttcttcAACAGTGACAAACTGAGGTAAACATCTGTAACCAACACCTCTCCTAAGGGGCAAAGGGTCCCAACCCAACCGATAGAGACAGTACCAGCGGTGGCAGGAGCAGAGGCTGACCCAGTCTGAGTCCTGTTCCAGGTCAGGCTGGTTGCTGCCTCTCAACAGTGGGGCTGGACTACGTacctaaagtctcttctgaggaCTACCATCCTAGATACTACAAGGGAGAAGCCTCCCACACAGATCTCAACAGAGAGGGTGCTTATGGGATGCGGGATGTCTACTGTGGAATCTCGCTTCCTTGTTATTGCAGATCAGGGTGGAGAGGCCTAAGGCAAGAGGAGAAGTAGCGGCTGGGAAGGAGGGCTTGGTGGCCCCAGGGGGTCAGGGCAGTGATGGGGGCCTTCTGAGACTCGGCTCTTGGCAGGAGGAGGGGTTTGCTACTTACCTGGCATATGTGGGCCCTGTGTCCACTAGGGAAGTGGTGGCACCCCAGGAGAGTGGGACCGGGCCCTGGAGCAACCACAGTTTGTAAACTGGactcaggcagggcagggagACCTATAGCCCTTTGTGGTGGGAGGAAGGGTGTGTGTGAAGGTGGGGGCTCCAGGCTGAGGGGTGGTTGGTACCCCCtgtagccagccagccagccccaaGATGGAACCTCCTTGAGTGACCCGGAACTTTTTGGAGGGACCCTAGGAGAGGCAACCCCGGCTGGCCAGGTGGGTGGTGCCAGGCGGAAGGCACAGCCTCCCTGTGCTGAGGTTATTGCAGGGGTTCCTTAAGCCTCTTGTGCAGGGGTCCCAAAGGAGAGCTGGGGCAGGGTGACTTCCTCCTGTTTCACTGCCTAAGAACCTGCGCCAACAGCAGGCATCTCCTGGGATTCCCTGAGGAGTGTGGTAAAACAGAGGCCTGGCTCTGGGCAGCTGCCCGGTGAGGTGTCTGGACACTCAAGTCAGCAGACACACGTCACACTCCCTCCTCACTTCAGTGATGTCCTGTCACAGCCGTGATGTGCTCCGCTCCTGAAGGTACTGGCCTAGAACCGAGGCCAACATGTGACGCCAGCCAACAGAACCCCAGGAGTAAGTGGCGCAGTTGTTTTCCCTGCTTGTGGAGTGCTGGGGGAAGGAGCGGCTGGGCCATGCATGTACCCCTCACCTAGGGACGCAGGGGTGCCGAGCCTCCTGCTCCCCAGCCATCTGCTCCCCTACTCCCAGGAGGGGGACACACTGGAGCTCTGTTCCCAAAAGCCTCACGGCTGCAGTTAATAGCTCTCCCTCCTGGGTTCAAAGTCCCCATCAGCAGGAGGAAGTGAGGGCTATCACTAGATATTCAGGTCTATTCCTGCACACAACTTTTGCTACATAAGGGGCTTGGCCTCTTCCTCTGACCTTCTGGACACCACTGTTATGAACCCAGTGCCTGTCCCTAGCCAGTTTCTAAGGATCTCACGCCCATATCTGCCCAACACCAAAGCCCCCTTTCTGTGCCCAGGTCTGGATGGAATATTACTTAGGGTTATCTGCCAAGGGGTATGAAGCGCCAGGAGTATTCAGGTTCCAGAGCTCAGAGTCTGGCCCACAAGCTCCCAGCCTTTGTCAGGGGCCTCAGCTCCTTTAGGCTGAGGCCGGCCATACGCATGGTCATTTACTAGCTATGTCACCAGCCCACCACCAACCCTGGTGTCTGGGCCTCCTAGTCTACGCTACTCCTTCCCACTGCCGCACAGCGCAGCGGCTGCTCCTTGTCCCCAGTACGGGTTAGAGCGCGCGGCTTCCCTGCAGCAGCTGAGCTGCAGCGGCTCAGACGCAGATCTCGATGGCTGTGGCCAGCACCACCTGCCCTTTGCTCTTGTCCGCACGGCCGTCGGTCCTGCCCGGGGGTGCGGGCGGGGCCAGACCAGCCTCAGGCACGGGTACTGGAACTGGCACTGGTACCACGGGCCCTACGCTGGGTGGGGAAGGCCGCGAGCCACTGCCACTCTCGGTGAGCACAGTGCGCTTGAGTGGCCCGGGAGCCTCAAGGCGCAGGGACCCCGGCAGGCGGTCCCCAGTCGGCTTGCGTGCACGGTGCGAAGGCCGCCGCCGCAGCTCGGATGTGAGCTCATGCTTGAGAAAGCGAAAGACCTCCTTGGCCGGCCCACGGCGCTCAGGCTCCAGCGCCAGAAGTCGCTGGAACATGCGCAGCGCTGGCTCGGTAAAGCGGCGCCACTGTGATGGCAGCCCGGGCAGGCGACCCCGCTGCCAGCGCACGAACTCCTCGAAGAAGGCATCCGCACCCGAGGCAGCCTCCCACGGGAAGTTGCCAGTGAGCACACAGAAGATGAGCACGCCGAATGCCCACACATCCACGCCCGTGTCCACCGCGAAGCCATCAGCGCGGCCAGCCTGGCACACCTCCGGCGCTGTGTAGGGTATAGTGCCGCTCACGCGCTTCACACGGCAGCCCACGCGCCGCGTCATGCCGAAGTCAGCCAGCTTCACACGGCGGCACTCACGGTCAAACAGCAGCACATTCTCGGGCTTGATGTCGCGGTGCACCAGCTGCCTGCTGTGCATGAAGTCCAGCGCCAGCCCCAGCTGCTGCACACAGCGCTTCACCGTGTCCTCCGGGAGCCCCACCTGTTGGGCACAGAGAGAGCTGCTCAGAAGTAGCCAGGACCGCCTGCCCTCCCCCAATTCCTTCTTTCAGACCCTGTCACCTGCCCACTTCGAGGCCACAACTCTCCTGCTGTCCTCTGAACCTGCTTGTCCTCCTCCCAACCCAGTAGGATACCTGCCTGTTCCTCTGCTCCGTGGCTTCTGTCCTCGAACTTTACCCAAGTGGAAAGATCCCAATCAAGCACTAGGATCCTCCCCCATTTGCTCCAGAGACACATCTGTGGCCTCAATGCTTGTTCATTTGCATGTTTATTATTTGCAGTGCTGAGGAGTCAACCTGAGCTCATATGTATGCTACACAAACACTACCACTAAGCTACACTTCCGgtgtttctgagatagggtctcactactCAGCCCAAGAAGGTATAGAACCcacgatcttcctgcctctgcctcacttcccacgtggtgggattacaggcatgcactaccataccCAGCCTACTGGTTGATCAACCAGTCCAAGTCCTTCCAGGATTTCACACTCTGGCAGCCCCAAAGCCCATCTGCCCTCTCTGTGCCACTCTCTGAAGTACCTGAGGAGGGATGATGTCAAACAGGTCCCCCGCAGGTGCATACTCCTGGGCAAAGACGTAGCACTCTTCAGTCTCGAAGACCACGTCGAAGACCTTGATGATGAAGGGGCTAGACGACAGGCTGTTGGTGATGCTCACCTCACGCAGGAAGTTCTTCAGCTTTGTCTTACTCTTATTCACAAATTTCAGGGCCATTTTAGTGCCTGGCAGggccacaacaacaacaacagtgagaccctctctcagaTGCATGCCCACATCTGGCTGTACAACCTGTCCCTGCAATAAGGCTAGTGGCCGTAGTCAGCATGATGTCCTCATGCACAGATGGAAAACTGACCCAGTAAAAAGAGGAGACTTGTCTAGGTCCAGCAAGGGGAGCGGGGCTGACATCCGTCTTCTACCTCACAGCCCTTGGTTGAAAATAGCAGGAAGGCTTACTGCCTCTACCTGAGCTATTTCCCTGACATCCAGTCTGTTCATCTGTCATAGTTATCTCCCTAGCTAGAACACGACTCCCAAGCATAGGGCCCTGCCTTGCACCAGTGTCTCCAGGATTCAACACACAACAGGCTCATCCCATGCTTGCCAATGGGTGACTAAGAGAACCCCCATGAGGAACTAGCCCCCAGAGCTGGGCAGGCTTGTGCACCCTACCAGGCTCACAGCTACACAACCGCAACAATGCTACACATCACAGGCCCCACCTCTTTCCTAAATAAGAAACAGCTTCCATGCCCAGGGTCACACGGAAAGCACTAAGGCGTACCCATGCAAGTGTCCCTCCTGCAGCCTTAGTTCTCTGTCCTAGAGACTCCTCCTGCCTGGCTTAACTTCAGGGGCTGTGTCCTTACTGGAGAAACATGTCCAGCCCAACCTCACAGGGCCAACTCCCCATACCCTCTAAATAAGGTGTCCTGCCCCCATAAACCTGTCCTCCCCTCTGTCCAGCTCCTCTACGTCAGATGTCACCAATGTTCTTCAAGTGCCACTTTCAGCAGTATCTTGTCCCTGGGCTCATCTGTCTCAAAGGCACCAGATGGCCCCAAAGTAACCTAGCAATGGTCTAGGCACTTTGCCAATTCCTTCTGCTCTGCCCCCTTGCTGGCCCTCTGTTCAGGCATGTCCCTGACCTTAATACCCTGTCACCCTACCAACACTCACCTGTGCCCTTGTAAGCCACCAGATCCACCTTCCCGTAGGTCCCCTTGCCCAGCTCCCGCACAAGCTCGTAGTGCTTGGTAACGTCGCTGGCAGCCAGCGTGCGTAGGGTCAGCGCTTGCATGTCTTCTGTGAGGAGGGGCACACCTGCACCTGGTACAGGGGCGGCCCCCGGCCCACAGCAAGGCAGGGAGTGGAGCGGTTCAGGCTCAGGGCAGCCCACGCTCATCTTCTCCCTGTTGTGGGGTACGGCATGATGAGTGACAAGGCCCCTCGCCAtcttcctcccacccatccccagCACCTAGGAGATTCCCGGCTGGGCCACTGAGGATGCTAAGCACCATTAATCTTGATACCATCCCTGAAGTTTCTTCAGATAGTCACTGTCCCTCATTAGCACTGTGTGTCACAGACCCATTTGTCTCAC
This portion of the Apodemus sylvaticus chromosome 1, mApoSyl1.1, whole genome shotgun sequence genome encodes:
- the Sbk1 gene encoding serine/threonine-protein kinase SBK1 isoform X3; translation: MSVGCPEPEPLHSLPCCGPGAAPVPGAGVPLLTEDMQALTLRTLAASDVTKHYELVRELGKGTYGKVDLVAYKGTGTKMALKFVNKSKTKLKNFLREVSITNSLSSSPFIIKVFDVVFETEECYVFAQEYAPAGDLFDIIPPQVGLPEDTVKRCVQQLGLALDFMHSRQLVHRDIKPENVLLFDRECRRVKLADFGMTRRVGCRVKRVSGTIPYTAPEVCQAGRADGFAVDTGVDVWAFGVLIFCVLTGNFPWEAASGADAFFEEFVRWQRGRLPGLPSQWRRFTEPALRMFQRLLALEPERRGPAKEVFRFLKHELTSELRRRPSHRARKPTGDRLPGSLRLEAPGPLKRTVLTESGSGSRPSPPSVGPVVPVPVPVPVPEAGLAPPAPPGRTDGRADKSKGQVVLATAIEICV
- the Sbk1 gene encoding serine/threonine-protein kinase SBK1 isoform X2, translating into MPAPGPTTGLGFGREKMSVGCPEPEPLHSLPCCGPGAAPVPGAGVPLLTEDMQALTLRTLAASDVTKHYELVRELGKGTYGKVDLVAYKGTGTKMALKFVNKSKTKLKNFLREVSITNSLSSSPFIIKVFDVVFETEECYVFAQEYAPAGDLFDIIPPQVGLPEDTVKRCVQQLGLALDFMHSRQLVHRDIKPENVLLFDRECRRVKLADFGMTRRVGCRVKRVSGTIPYTAPEVCQAGRADGFAVDTGVDVWAFGVLIFCVLTGNFPWEAASGADAFFEEFVRWQRGRLPGLPSQWRRFTEPALRMFQRLLALEPERRGPAKEVFRFLKHELTSELRRRPSHRARKPTGDRLPGSLRLEAPGPLKRTVLTESGSGSRPSPPSVGPVVPVPVPVPVPEAGLAPPAPPGRTDGRADKSKGQVVLATAIEICV
- the Sbk1 gene encoding serine/threonine-protein kinase SBK1 isoform X1; translated protein: MLLTFPKHEAGGCCQITGPEPDASTRPYHWPRLWEKMSVGCPEPEPLHSLPCCGPGAAPVPGAGVPLLTEDMQALTLRTLAASDVTKHYELVRELGKGTYGKVDLVAYKGTGTKMALKFVNKSKTKLKNFLREVSITNSLSSSPFIIKVFDVVFETEECYVFAQEYAPAGDLFDIIPPQVGLPEDTVKRCVQQLGLALDFMHSRQLVHRDIKPENVLLFDRECRRVKLADFGMTRRVGCRVKRVSGTIPYTAPEVCQAGRADGFAVDTGVDVWAFGVLIFCVLTGNFPWEAASGADAFFEEFVRWQRGRLPGLPSQWRRFTEPALRMFQRLLALEPERRGPAKEVFRFLKHELTSELRRRPSHRARKPTGDRLPGSLRLEAPGPLKRTVLTESGSGSRPSPPSVGPVVPVPVPVPVPEAGLAPPAPPGRTDGRADKSKGQVVLATAIEICV